A genomic region of Raphanus sativus cultivar WK10039 chromosome 6, ASM80110v3, whole genome shotgun sequence contains the following coding sequences:
- the LOC108812242 gene encoding uncharacterized protein LOC108812242: MILISHHLSTYVLYKSSLTRHFTSKETKREKMGNCLRHESETHWSGEDWDDDFITEHEEEQDHHHSSKTTSIKAGETVILAQDSKPSHHEIKIRLTKKQLQNLLNQVNVHDLTGSDRKTEEANHHRLWTPVLHSIPEV; this comes from the coding sequence atgattttaatatcaCACCACCTTTCTACCTACGTTTTATATAAATCATCTCTAACCAGACACTTTACCTCCAAAGAAACGAAAAGGGAAAAAATGGGGAATTGTCTAAGGCATGAGTCAGAAACGCACTGGTCTGGTGAAGATTGGGATGATGATTTCATCACAGAACATGAAGAAGAACAAGATCATCATCATAGCTCTAAGACGACATCCATTAAGGCTGGTGAAACAGTAATTCTCGCGCAAGACAGTAAACCATCTCATCATGAGATCAAGATCAGGCTCACGAAGAAGCAACTCCAGAATCTACTGAATCAAGTCAACGTCCATGACCTGACCGGTTCTGATCGTAAAACTGAAGAAGCCAACCATCACCGGTTGTGGACACCGGTTCTTCACAGCATACCGGAGGTTTAG